A section of the Aminiphilus circumscriptus DSM 16581 genome encodes:
- the nifJ gene encoding pyruvate:ferredoxin (flavodoxin) oxidoreductase — translation MVRPKVTLDGNEAAAYVAHLTNEVIAIYPITPSSPMGEWADEWSSKNMTNIWNTVPQVTEMQSEGGAAGAVHGALQAGALTTTFTASQGLLLMVPNLFKIAGELTPTVFHVSARTVATHALSIFGDHSDVMAARSTGFALLASNSVQEIMDTALIAQAATLEARVPFIHFFDGFRTSHEVQKVEQLTREDVRALIDDELVAAHRKRALNPEHPVIRGTAQNPDVFFQAREACNPFYADCPRIVQKAMDAFAKVVGRQYHLFDYVGAPDAERVVIVMGSGAETAQETVDYLVASGEKVGVIKVRLYRPFSAEHFLKALPATVKHIAVLDRTKEPGAEGEPLFLDVAAVIKESRPAVSVIGGRYGLSSKEFTPAMVKAVFDELAKATPKKHFTVGIEDDVTHLSLPVDASFSTENPKTKCCLFYGLGSDGTVGANKNSIKIIGEDTDNFAQGYFVYDSKKSGGITISHLRFGPDPIHAPYLVTRADFLACHQFSFLERYDMLKNLKPGGVFLLNSIYGPDEVWNHLPAKVQKQILDKKIRFYVINGYEVAEKTGMGGRINTIMQTCFFAISGVLPKDEAIAAIKKAIEKTYGKRGEAVVQQNFAAVDAALAHLHEVKTDGFSVSAEFDMRPAVPAEAPDFVKNVLGPIIANEGDELPVSAMPVDGTFPPATTQWEKRNIALEIPVWDPEVCIQCGKCVVMCPHAVIRSKVYDPALLDKAPATFKSANANWKNFPGKKFTVQVAPEDCTGCGLCVQNCPAKNKTNPERKAINMAPQPPLREQERENFAFFLSIPDVARKDLNLNVVKDVQLLRPLFEFSGACAGCGETPYVKLLSALFGDRALVANATGCSSIYGGNLPTTPWAVNADGRGPAWANSLFEDNAEFGMGMRLAVDKQNEFARELLAKLGGTVGDDLVKGILEADQSTEEGIALQRDRVATLKTKLAGSTVTEAKLLLPVADVLVKRSVWIVGGDGWAYDIGYGGLDHVLASGRDVNVLVLDTEVYSNTGGQMSKSTPMGAVAKFAAGGKQAFKKDLAMMAMSYGSVYVARVAFGANDNHVVKAFREAESYKGTSLILAYSHCIAHGFDLKTGMSQQKKAVESGHWPLLRYDPRLSEAGKNPLQLDSKDPTLPLKDYVYGETRYAMLHRAHPAESEALIEASQKNLLSRWKLYKHIASMPATEA, via the coding sequence ATGGTACGACCCAAGGTAACGCTCGACGGCAACGAAGCGGCGGCATATGTAGCGCACCTCACCAACGAGGTCATCGCCATCTATCCCATCACGCCCTCGTCCCCCATGGGCGAATGGGCCGACGAATGGTCCTCGAAAAACATGACCAACATCTGGAACACCGTTCCCCAGGTGACGGAAATGCAGAGCGAAGGCGGAGCCGCCGGCGCAGTACACGGCGCACTCCAGGCAGGAGCGCTCACCACTACCTTCACCGCCTCCCAGGGACTCCTCCTCATGGTTCCCAACCTCTTCAAGATCGCGGGAGAACTCACACCCACAGTCTTTCATGTCTCGGCCCGCACCGTGGCGACCCATGCCCTCTCCATCTTCGGCGACCACAGCGACGTCATGGCCGCCCGCAGCACGGGATTCGCCCTTCTGGCATCCAACTCGGTGCAGGAAATCATGGACACGGCGCTCATCGCACAAGCGGCGACCCTGGAGGCGAGAGTCCCCTTCATCCATTTCTTCGACGGCTTCCGCACCTCCCACGAGGTGCAGAAGGTGGAACAGCTCACCCGTGAGGACGTGCGTGCCCTCATCGACGACGAACTCGTGGCAGCCCACCGGAAGCGGGCACTCAATCCGGAGCATCCGGTCATCCGCGGCACCGCCCAGAACCCGGATGTCTTCTTCCAGGCCAGAGAGGCCTGCAATCCCTTCTACGCCGACTGTCCCCGGATCGTCCAGAAGGCCATGGACGCCTTCGCCAAGGTCGTCGGCCGTCAGTACCACCTCTTCGACTACGTGGGTGCCCCCGACGCGGAACGCGTGGTGATCGTCATGGGCTCCGGCGCGGAGACCGCCCAGGAAACCGTGGATTACCTCGTCGCCTCGGGCGAAAAGGTGGGCGTTATCAAGGTGCGCCTCTATCGCCCCTTCTCGGCGGAGCATTTCCTCAAGGCCCTTCCCGCTACGGTGAAGCACATCGCCGTCCTTGACCGCACCAAGGAACCAGGTGCGGAAGGTGAACCGCTCTTCCTCGATGTCGCGGCGGTCATCAAGGAATCCAGGCCTGCTGTCTCGGTCATCGGAGGCCGGTATGGCCTTTCCTCCAAGGAATTCACCCCCGCCATGGTGAAGGCCGTCTTCGACGAACTCGCCAAAGCGACGCCCAAGAAGCATTTCACGGTGGGCATCGAGGATGACGTGACGCATCTGAGCCTTCCCGTGGACGCCTCCTTCTCCACGGAAAACCCCAAGACAAAGTGCTGCCTCTTCTACGGCCTCGGCTCCGACGGCACTGTGGGCGCCAACAAGAACTCCATCAAGATTATCGGAGAGGACACGGACAACTTCGCCCAGGGCTACTTCGTCTACGACTCGAAGAAATCCGGAGGAATCACCATCTCCCATCTCCGCTTCGGCCCCGATCCAATCCATGCGCCTTATCTGGTGACCCGGGCGGACTTCCTGGCCTGCCACCAGTTTTCCTTCCTCGAACGGTACGACATGCTGAAAAACCTCAAGCCAGGCGGAGTCTTCCTCCTGAACAGCATCTACGGCCCCGACGAGGTCTGGAACCATCTGCCGGCAAAGGTGCAGAAACAGATCCTGGACAAGAAGATACGCTTCTACGTCATCAACGGCTATGAGGTCGCGGAAAAGACCGGCATGGGCGGGCGCATCAACACCATCATGCAAACCTGCTTCTTCGCCATCAGCGGCGTTCTTCCCAAGGACGAGGCCATCGCCGCCATCAAGAAGGCCATCGAGAAGACCTACGGCAAGCGGGGCGAAGCGGTGGTACAGCAGAATTTCGCCGCCGTGGACGCAGCCTTGGCACACCTCCACGAGGTAAAGACCGACGGATTTTCCGTGTCCGCCGAGTTCGACATGCGTCCCGCGGTCCCCGCGGAGGCACCGGATTTCGTGAAGAACGTCCTGGGGCCCATCATCGCCAACGAGGGTGACGAACTCCCCGTGAGCGCCATGCCCGTTGACGGGACCTTCCCTCCCGCCACAACCCAGTGGGAGAAACGGAACATTGCTTTGGAGATCCCCGTATGGGATCCCGAAGTCTGTATCCAGTGCGGCAAGTGCGTCGTCATGTGCCCCCATGCGGTGATCCGGTCCAAGGTCTATGATCCGGCGCTCCTCGATAAAGCGCCCGCAACTTTCAAGTCCGCGAACGCCAACTGGAAGAATTTCCCCGGGAAGAAATTCACCGTCCAAGTAGCTCCCGAAGACTGCACGGGGTGCGGTCTCTGCGTGCAGAACTGCCCCGCCAAGAACAAGACGAATCCGGAGCGAAAAGCCATCAACATGGCGCCGCAGCCGCCCCTTCGGGAACAAGAACGGGAAAACTTCGCCTTCTTCCTCTCCATCCCCGACGTGGCCCGCAAGGATCTGAACCTCAACGTCGTCAAGGACGTGCAGCTCCTCCGTCCTCTCTTTGAATTCTCCGGAGCCTGCGCGGGATGCGGCGAGACACCCTACGTGAAGCTTCTCTCGGCCCTCTTCGGCGATCGGGCGCTCGTGGCGAACGCCACTGGGTGCTCCTCCATCTACGGCGGCAATCTTCCCACTACCCCATGGGCGGTGAACGCCGACGGACGGGGACCTGCCTGGGCAAACTCTCTCTTCGAGGACAACGCGGAGTTCGGCATGGGCATGCGCCTCGCCGTGGACAAACAGAACGAGTTCGCCCGGGAACTGCTTGCGAAGCTCGGCGGTACCGTGGGCGACGACCTCGTGAAGGGAATCCTCGAGGCGGATCAGAGCACTGAGGAGGGCATCGCTCTCCAGCGCGACCGTGTGGCGACTCTCAAGACCAAGCTCGCCGGGAGCACTGTAACCGAGGCGAAGCTCTTGCTGCCCGTGGCGGACGTCCTCGTGAAGCGGAGCGTCTGGATCGTCGGCGGCGACGGATGGGCCTACGACATCGGCTACGGCGGACTGGACCACGTGCTCGCCTCGGGCCGCGACGTGAACGTTCTCGTCCTGGACACCGAGGTCTACTCCAACACGGGAGGACAGATGTCCAAGTCCACGCCCATGGGCGCAGTGGCCAAGTTCGCTGCGGGAGGCAAGCAGGCCTTCAAAAAGGATCTGGCCATGATGGCCATGAGCTACGGCTCCGTCTACGTGGCGCGAGTGGCCTTCGGCGCCAACGACAACCATGTGGTGAAAGCCTTCCGTGAGGCCGAATCCTACAAGGGAACCTCTCTCATTCTCGCCTACTCCCACTGCATCGCCCACGGCTTCGATCTGAAGACGGGCATGAGCCAGCAAAAGAAGGCCGTAGAGTCCGGACACTGGCCGCTCCTTCGGTACGACCCGCGCCTCTCCGAGGCGGGAAAGAACCCTCTTCAGCTGGACAGCAAGGACCCCACGCTGCCCCTCAAGGACTACGTCTACGGAGAGACGCGGTACGCCATGCTCCATCGGGCGCATCCGGCGGAATCGGAGGCGCTCATCGAGGCATCTCAGAAGAACCTCCTCTCCCGGTGGAAGCTCTACAAGCACATAGCTTCCATGCCCGCAACGGAGGCATAG
- a CDS encoding response regulator: MDVKKKLTVLVCDDSMLVRKKLRNQLLALAEMDVLEAEDGATAVELYRENKPDLVFMDIVMPVKDGIVALEEIRELDPGARVVMASSVGTSQNLRRAIDAGAFDFVQKPSTDARIANIVRRILEEGDHA, from the coding sequence ATGGATGTGAAGAAAAAGCTCACCGTGCTCGTGTGCGACGATTCGATGCTGGTGCGAAAGAAACTGCGGAATCAACTGCTTGCCCTCGCAGAAATGGACGTTCTCGAGGCGGAGGATGGCGCCACGGCGGTGGAACTCTACCGGGAGAACAAGCCGGATCTGGTCTTCATGGATATCGTCATGCCCGTCAAGGATGGCATTGTCGCGCTGGAGGAGATTCGTGAGCTCGATCCGGGTGCGCGGGTCGTCATGGCATCCTCGGTGGGTACATCCCAAAACCTGAGGCGGGCCATCGATGCAGGAGCCTTCGATTTCGTCCAAAAGCCGAGCACGGATGCACGCATCGCGAACATCGTGCGTCGCATCCTGGAGGAGGGAGACCATGCTTAG
- a CDS encoding chemotaxis protein CheX, which produces MLSRLLGEYLLEERLVTPEQFRRVLDRAASAKVKIGTLAINAGYMAAAQVEEIHELQKTRDLRFGDLAVEKGYLTDAQLQELLRTQPKEDLLLGQSLVEEGLFSWGRFETILRDYREKNAIDEKQFEAIRRGDVEALVWILFRGRNVLKQQFFVKYISLFLRNVIRFLDAGASLVPETADTYGDFPHVTIQLFKGKVSFFSAVAAKEDVLLSLASRFAGEKLERFDEFAQASIAEFLNLVNGLFAVNCSHEGVEMDLLPPLIERNVGFGGDLEVVRVPVGTNSGVFTLFVAPETPRSLLRKLEGGH; this is translated from the coding sequence ATGCTTAGCCGACTTCTGGGAGAGTACCTTCTCGAAGAGCGTCTCGTCACGCCCGAGCAGTTTCGAAGAGTACTCGACCGTGCCGCTTCCGCCAAGGTCAAGATCGGAACCCTTGCCATCAACGCGGGCTACATGGCTGCTGCGCAGGTCGAGGAGATTCACGAGCTGCAGAAGACGCGGGATCTTCGTTTCGGCGATCTCGCCGTGGAGAAGGGATATCTGACGGACGCGCAGCTTCAGGAGCTTCTGCGCACTCAGCCCAAGGAAGATCTGCTTCTCGGACAGAGTCTCGTCGAAGAGGGACTTTTTTCCTGGGGGCGCTTCGAAACCATTCTCAGGGATTACCGGGAGAAGAATGCCATCGACGAAAAGCAGTTCGAGGCGATCCGGAGGGGTGATGTGGAAGCGCTGGTGTGGATTCTCTTCCGGGGGCGGAATGTTCTGAAACAGCAGTTTTTCGTGAAGTATATCTCTCTTTTTCTCCGGAACGTGATCCGCTTTCTCGATGCGGGCGCCTCTCTCGTGCCGGAGACGGCGGATACCTATGGAGATTTTCCCCATGTGACCATACAACTGTTCAAGGGAAAAGTCTCCTTTTTCTCGGCTGTTGCGGCAAAGGAGGACGTGCTTCTTTCCCTTGCGTCCCGCTTCGCAGGAGAGAAGCTGGAGCGTTTCGACGAGTTCGCCCAGGCATCCATCGCCGAGTTCTTAAATCTCGTGAACGGTCTCTTTGCCGTGAATTGCTCTCACGAGGGCGTGGAGATGGACCTGCTTCCTCCCCTCATTGAACGGAACGTCGGATTCGGTGGAGATCTGGAGGTCGTGCGCGTTCCCGTGGGCACGAACTCGGGAGTCTTTACCCTCTTTGTCGCTCCGGAAACGCCGAGGAGCCTGCTGCGCAAGCTTGAGGGAGGGCATTGA
- a CDS encoding D-alanine--D-alanine ligase family protein: MNEGIPKAEEPQPALTVGITYNLRQWTDDGDDRYEEYDSIETISSLETEIRKIGFSPLRLEQDEHFLETLSRVRPDFVLNIAEGRGGGRGRESQVPCILESLDIPFTGSDPVALALTLDKHLTRTVLAAGHLPVPEGCMISPGGELSEAEMLLKRHGKVIVKPRWEGSSKGVFADSTTTDAERLPFLVSRIWERYAQAALVEEYLPGDEYTVSLLGNPPEVVGLMRIRSDRYRENFLYSLENKRDPDWMDHMVYEGRSALDPSVTAFLENGAVRAFEVLELRDLARIDFRTDVQGVPRIIDVNPLPGLRPGYSDFPISCQVNGVSYEDVIRGLFDAALRRCGLLEPFRLRVAS, translated from the coding sequence ATGAATGAGGGCATTCCCAAAGCGGAAGAGCCGCAACCTGCACTTACCGTGGGCATCACCTACAATCTCCGGCAATGGACCGACGACGGAGATGACCGGTACGAAGAGTACGATTCCATCGAGACCATCTCCTCTCTGGAGACGGAAATCCGCAAGATCGGTTTTTCTCCCCTGCGCCTTGAGCAGGACGAGCATTTCCTCGAAACCCTCAGCAGAGTCCGCCCGGATTTCGTGTTGAACATCGCCGAAGGGCGAGGCGGCGGACGCGGCAGGGAATCCCAGGTCCCCTGTATTCTGGAGAGTCTTGATATTCCCTTCACTGGATCCGATCCCGTGGCACTGGCGCTGACCCTCGACAAGCATCTCACGCGCACCGTTCTCGCGGCGGGACATCTGCCGGTTCCCGAGGGGTGCATGATTTCCCCGGGCGGAGAACTTTCGGAGGCGGAAATGCTTCTGAAACGGCACGGAAAGGTGATTGTGAAACCCCGCTGGGAGGGTTCCTCCAAGGGCGTTTTCGCCGATTCCACGACCACCGATGCGGAACGACTGCCCTTTCTCGTCTCCCGCATCTGGGAGCGTTACGCCCAGGCGGCTCTCGTGGAGGAATATCTTCCGGGAGACGAATACACGGTCTCCCTTCTGGGAAATCCCCCCGAGGTGGTTGGGCTCATGCGCATCCGCTCCGACAGGTATCGGGAGAATTTTCTCTATTCCCTCGAGAACAAGCGGGATCCCGACTGGATGGACCACATGGTCTACGAAGGACGGAGCGCGCTTGATCCTTCCGTGACGGCCTTTCTCGAAAACGGGGCTGTTCGGGCCTTCGAGGTCTTGGAGCTTCGTGATCTGGCGCGGATCGACTTCCGTACCGATGTGCAGGGTGTGCCCCGTATCATCGACGTAAACCCCCTTCCGGGTCTTCGCCCAGGTTACAGCGATTTCCCCATTTCCTGTCAGGTGAACGGTGTCTCCTACGAGGACGTCATTCGGGGCCTTTTCGACGCTGCGCTTCGTCGGTGTGGTCTTCTCGAACCTTTTCGTCTGCGGGTGGCGTCATGA
- a CDS encoding D-alanine--D-alanine ligase family protein — MRRASQSDSPVVVVTGREATEREDVLDSLRCRESVAAALREEGHEVRLFDVTPEHLTEEGYTSLRSELLSLRPKCVFNLFEGFSADSAAEIRFCTVLEELGLAFTGNPPETLARCLDKAEAKDRLRKAGLPVAPGFCVRNDWNGAMPSLKYPLFCKPCCEDGSVGIGDDALVRTPEQLVDVLSSMLASFPGGVLVEEFLPGREFNVGFLGNVRYELLGVSVIDYEGYGDVPPFLNYASKWDPENPSYAIEVRVEEGIPPSLRKRIHSIAAKAGRVLGCRGYFRVDLRERDGRLHVLEVNPNPDLSPESGLARQGAFRGYSYPEVVSRLVRLAGKSAPRREERERRNRCSAGDGRPNWGLYTPGT; from the coding sequence ATGAGGCGTGCTTCGCAAAGCGACAGTCCCGTGGTGGTGGTTACCGGCCGGGAGGCGACCGAGCGGGAAGACGTGCTTGACTCGCTCCGGTGCCGCGAATCCGTGGCGGCGGCCCTCCGGGAGGAGGGGCACGAAGTCCGGCTTTTCGATGTCACCCCGGAACACCTCACGGAGGAAGGGTACACGTCGCTCCGGTCGGAACTGCTCTCGCTCCGTCCGAAGTGCGTCTTCAATCTCTTCGAGGGCTTCAGTGCCGATTCCGCCGCGGAGATTCGTTTCTGCACCGTTCTTGAGGAGCTGGGACTTGCCTTCACGGGAAATCCCCCGGAAACGCTTGCTCGCTGCCTTGACAAGGCGGAGGCGAAGGATCGCCTCCGAAAGGCAGGACTTCCCGTCGCTCCCGGTTTTTGTGTCCGAAACGACTGGAACGGTGCCATGCCCTCCCTGAAGTATCCCCTTTTCTGTAAACCCTGCTGTGAGGACGGCAGCGTGGGAATCGGTGACGATGCCCTCGTCCGAACGCCGGAACAGCTCGTGGACGTGCTGTCGTCCATGCTCGCCTCTTTTCCCGGAGGAGTTCTCGTGGAGGAATTTCTTCCCGGAAGGGAATTCAACGTGGGATTTCTCGGCAATGTCCGCTACGAGCTGCTCGGCGTTTCGGTCATCGACTACGAAGGGTACGGAGACGTGCCTCCTTTTCTCAACTATGCCTCCAAGTGGGATCCGGAAAATCCCTCGTACGCAATCGAAGTCCGCGTCGAGGAAGGAATTCCCCCCTCGCTTCGGAAGCGCATTCACTCCATTGCGGCAAAGGCGGGGAGGGTGCTCGGCTGTCGGGGATATTTCCGGGTGGATCTCCGTGAGCGGGACGGGAGACTCCATGTGCTCGAAGTGAACCCGAATCCGGACCTCAGTCCGGAAAGCGGCCTCGCCCGTCAAGGTGCCTTTCGGGGATATTCCTACCCGGAAGTGGTGTCGCGTCTTGTCCGTCTTGCCGGAAAGAGTGCTCCAAGGAGGGAAGAGCGTGAACGAAGAAATCGATGTTCTGCTGGAGATGGCCGCCCGAACTGGGGCCTTTACACCCCAGGAACTTGA
- a CDS encoding GNAT family N-acetyltransferase, with translation MNEEIDVLLEMAARTGAFTPQELEVLEEVLRDALRGDGDAQDETAYRLCTLREQDRPAGFLIYGRTPMTAFAYDLYWIVVEPALHGTGVGRRLVAVMEDALRASTGRGIVRVETSGKEEYAGQRVFYERCGFSLAGRIADFYRSGDDLLTYVKVVS, from the coding sequence GTGAACGAAGAAATCGATGTTCTGCTGGAGATGGCCGCCCGAACTGGGGCCTTTACACCCCAGGAACTTGAGGTTCTGGAGGAAGTGTTGCGGGATGCTCTTCGAGGTGATGGGGACGCTCAGGATGAGACGGCCTACCGGCTTTGCACACTCCGAGAGCAGGATCGTCCTGCCGGTTTCCTGATCTACGGAAGGACACCCATGACCGCATTTGCCTACGATCTCTACTGGATCGTCGTGGAGCCCGCCTTGCACGGTACCGGCGTGGGACGTCGTCTCGTGGCGGTCATGGAGGATGCACTCCGGGCTTCGACGGGGCGAGGTATCGTCCGGGTGGAGACCTCCGGCAAAGAGGAGTATGCGGGACAGCGTGTCTTCTATGAACGCTGCGGATTCTCTCTTGCGGGGAGAATCGCTGATTTCTATCGCTCCGGGGATGACCTGCTCACCTACGTGAAGGTCGTGTCCTGA
- a CDS encoding amidohydrolase, translating into MEERMQRLIDFLRTRNAPFLAASDWIAAHPELGHQEHEASRLWEGILREHGFTVTSSYGGYATAFCAEAGSASSPLVVFLAEYDALPEIGHGCGHNWSGAASALAGAALASLFPELPGSVRVVGTPAEETDGAKIGMAEAGLFDGVDLAMMIHAESARTQVVCKCLAMEGVEFRFQGKSAHAAASPWEGKNALNGVQLFFHALDMLRQHVRPEIRMHGIVVSGGAAPNIVPEIAEARFYFRAPRRKELDALLEQVWNCARGAALATDTTVTWRTYEKAMDDMVRNPTAERLMTEIIEGLGYPCSLPEEASGSSDVGNVSYRCPTLHVEMATVPERLVIHSREFAQAMTSPAAHASLLDAAQALATCGYRVLTDATLRERIRADFRIYRDKESEGR; encoded by the coding sequence ATGGAAGAACGAATGCAACGACTCATCGACTTTCTCCGCACGAGAAATGCTCCCTTCCTCGCTGCAAGCGACTGGATTGCCGCGCATCCGGAACTGGGACACCAGGAACATGAAGCGAGCCGCCTGTGGGAGGGTATTTTGCGGGAACATGGATTTACCGTAACGTCCTCCTACGGGGGATATGCGACGGCCTTCTGTGCCGAAGCGGGATCCGCCTCGTCACCCCTCGTGGTCTTCCTCGCCGAATACGATGCGCTTCCCGAGATCGGCCACGGCTGCGGGCACAATTGGAGCGGTGCCGCATCCGCCCTTGCCGGAGCGGCATTGGCATCTCTCTTCCCAGAGCTTCCCGGATCTGTGCGGGTGGTGGGAACACCTGCAGAGGAGACCGACGGCGCAAAGATCGGCATGGCGGAAGCCGGGCTTTTTGACGGAGTCGATCTGGCGATGATGATCCACGCCGAATCGGCACGAACGCAGGTCGTCTGCAAATGTCTGGCCATGGAGGGAGTGGAGTTCCGCTTTCAAGGCAAATCCGCCCATGCTGCGGCATCTCCCTGGGAGGGGAAAAATGCTCTCAATGGTGTGCAGCTTTTCTTTCACGCCCTGGATATGCTCCGTCAGCACGTTCGTCCCGAAATCCGCATGCACGGCATCGTCGTTTCCGGCGGAGCGGCGCCGAACATCGTTCCGGAGATCGCGGAGGCACGCTTCTACTTTCGCGCTCCCCGGAGAAAAGAGCTTGATGCGCTCCTCGAGCAGGTGTGGAATTGCGCCCGCGGCGCAGCCCTCGCCACGGACACGACCGTCACCTGGCGCACCTATGAAAAAGCCATGGACGACATGGTCCGCAACCCCACGGCGGAGCGGCTCATGACGGAGATCATCGAAGGACTGGGCTATCCCTGTTCGCTCCCGGAGGAGGCGTCGGGGTCCAGCGACGTGGGCAACGTGAGCTATCGATGTCCTACACTGCATGTCGAAATGGCCACCGTTCCGGAACGGCTCGTTATTCACTCTCGGGAATTTGCCCAGGCTATGACCTCGCCGGCGGCACACGCGTCACTTCTTGACGCCGCCCAGGCTCTTGCGACGTGTGGGTATCGTGTTCTCACGGATGCGACATTACGGGAGCGCATCCGCGCAGATTTTCGCATCTATCGAGACAAGGAGAGTGAAGGCAGATGA
- a CDS encoding YfcC family protein, producing the protein MSNEGKEPAGVLERKARKSFFQNLHVYVLLVGVLVLLTALTHIIPAGEFETYEDPVTERTLIVPGSYHPVDPSPVGFFQMVMSIQQGMIDAADIIFFIFFAYGFVNVLVESGTLFGAVGALLRHFKGVGTLIIPSFMFLFGVLGSTVGIFEEVYGLIPAFMGIFLALGYDGLVGGAVVVVGVATGFAAATLNPFTIGVAQKIAELPFGSGWQFRIVVFLAFQLLAIFYVMRYAARVKSNPELSVVKGVHFPMGEGVNEALIRDHPFTGRHQLSALCLVLTVLFVIVGTTQWGWYLDELAALFIVMMVVVGLINGYSLNRIAELFVEAVGRVALGALVVGVARSLTLVMTEGKIIHTVIYWASGVVADLSHSLAAVGMLVVQNLLNFFIPSGSGQAAASMPIMVPLADTLEIKRQVAVLAFQFGDGFSNMIWPTAVATECGLMGIPIQRWYRFMVPLFLLMFVLQVIFILVAVAINLGPM; encoded by the coding sequence ATGAGCAACGAAGGCAAGGAACCAGCGGGTGTCCTTGAAAGGAAAGCGCGCAAATCCTTCTTCCAGAATCTCCATGTGTACGTGCTCCTTGTGGGTGTTCTTGTACTGCTCACGGCCCTCACGCACATTATCCCGGCGGGAGAGTTCGAGACCTACGAGGATCCCGTCACGGAGAGGACCCTCATTGTTCCCGGATCGTATCATCCCGTGGATCCCTCGCCGGTGGGGTTTTTTCAGATGGTGATGAGCATTCAGCAGGGCATGATTGATGCTGCGGATATCATTTTCTTCATCTTCTTCGCCTACGGTTTCGTCAATGTCCTCGTCGAGTCGGGCACGCTCTTCGGCGCGGTGGGTGCTTTATTGCGTCATTTCAAGGGTGTGGGTACTCTCATCATCCCATCGTTTATGTTCCTCTTCGGTGTCCTCGGTTCCACCGTGGGCATTTTTGAGGAGGTCTACGGTTTGATACCCGCCTTCATGGGCATCTTCCTCGCCCTGGGCTATGACGGTCTCGTGGGCGGCGCTGTGGTTGTCGTGGGCGTCGCCACCGGTTTTGCCGCGGCGACGCTGAACCCCTTCACCATCGGTGTAGCCCAGAAGATCGCCGAGCTGCCCTTCGGTTCGGGATGGCAGTTTCGGATCGTGGTCTTTCTCGCCTTCCAGCTTCTCGCCATTTTTTACGTGATGCGCTATGCCGCAAGAGTGAAAAGCAATCCGGAACTGAGTGTCGTCAAGGGTGTGCACTTTCCCATGGGCGAGGGGGTAAATGAGGCGCTCATTCGGGATCATCCTTTCACGGGACGGCATCAGCTGAGCGCGCTCTGCCTTGTTCTTACTGTCCTCTTCGTCATAGTGGGAACCACTCAGTGGGGATGGTACTTGGACGAGCTGGCGGCGCTCTTCATCGTTATGATGGTGGTGGTGGGGTTGATTAACGGTTATTCCCTGAACCGCATCGCCGAACTCTTCGTCGAGGCGGTAGGACGGGTGGCATTAGGTGCCCTTGTTGTGGGGGTTGCTCGGTCCCTGACGCTGGTCATGACGGAGGGGAAGATCATTCACACCGTCATCTACTGGGCCTCGGGCGTGGTGGCCGATCTCTCCCACAGCCTTGCCGCAGTGGGAATGCTGGTGGTGCAGAATCTTCTGAATTTTTTCATTCCCTCTGGGAGCGGTCAGGCCGCCGCGTCCATGCCGATCATGGTTCCCCTGGCGGACACGCTGGAGATCAAACGGCAGGTGGCGGTTTTGGCCTTCCAGTTCGGTGATGGTTTCTCGAACATGATCTGGCCCACCGCCGTAGCCACGGAATGCGGACTCATGGGAATACCCATTCAGCGTTGGTACCGCTTCATGGTGCCGCTCTTCCTGCTCATGTTCGTGCTTCAGGTGATCTTCATTCTCGTCGCCGTGGCCATCAACCTTGGCCCCATGTAA